The nucleotide window TCTTTGcttttttgttgtttttttgttAGATAAGAAAGCACCTAGACACATGGCCACAAGAAGCTTCCGAGTTCAAACAACCGCGGCGATGGAGCCGTGAGTCGCTCTTGAAAGCAGTCTCTGGGAGCGTGGAGGCAGATTCGGCCATGCCCGTGCCGCAGGACGACATTCAACAAGCGAGCCActcgacctcgtcaccgGCGGGCGGTTTCCCACTCGTTCGAGGGATGACCATGCCCGGCGGTGGACGTGGACTAGGTCAAGAGCTCACCTAATCTTGTCTGTTCGAGATAGGCGAGCTTGGCTGGGCTGCGAAGGCTTAGTAGACCGTGACTGTTTCGTAGTGAATGATCAACAGGTTGGTTGGGCAATTCCCGCTCACAGCACACCAGGAGCAAGGTATCAAATCTACTCTGATTTGTCTCCAAGATCTAGCTTCGGAGTGGCCCTTTAGATCTAAAGCCGAGCTGTACTATCTGCCTCCTCTCGTTCtttgagggagggggggtgtcATGTGTGTCCCCTCTATCAATGCAAACATATCATCATCGCTGTAGCCGTCTCGCGCTATACATTCCCGGTTCTCGGTAACGCTATGATTACCGGGAATTTTcaacatacacacacacactcacactcagTAAACAAGTTGAGCTTTTCCGGCGCAATATTAATGGCCACAGCCCCGGTGCTCACGGGGCCCTGAGCCCTACGCGGTGCGGCTTATGGCTCTGCCTCACCGTCGGTGCCGTCCTCCTCACCGACCCAGTCGTCGCTCTCGAGACCGCGGTTGCGAATAGCGAGGGAACCAAGCCAGCCAAGGAGGGCGATGCCTCCAAAAATGCCCCaggcgagggcctcgcccTTCGGGTGCACACGCGTAGACAGGGTGAAGAGAGCGCCCGAAACAAAGGGGCCGAAGCTGCGGCCTGCCGCCGAAAGAGTCTGGGCGATGCCGTTCAAGGTGCCCAAAGTCGCGTGGTTCGGGGCGCAGTTCGTGATCTAGAGGTTGTATCGTTAGCGATGGTCTCAAAATGACACAGAAAACCGGACGAATGTACCAGAAGCATGACGCTGGACAGACCACCGACGGCGCAGATGTTCTTAATGACGAGGATAATTCCCAGCTCGATGTACAGCCATATGGAGCCGGTGCCGACGCCGAACAAgggctcgtcgtccaagTAACCAATCCAAGGCATCAAAGCCATGCTGATGGCCAGCCCCAGCAGCGCAACGCGATAGGTGCCTAGATTGCCCAGCCGCACCTTCAGTGGTCGGAAGAGGAAAGCCTGGAAAACGATGGTAGCGACACCAGCAAGACTCAAGCTGATACCAATTTTGCTCGGCGGCAGTCCGCGGCCCGTCGGCGGATTGGCATCGGCGAAGATAGGGTACAGGCTATTGTACGAGATGTTGGACAGCTGGAAAACGAGGTAAGTCAACAACACCAGAATCGTGTTGCGGTTCAAGAGTTGGCGCCACGTCGCGAGGTCGCTGGGAGATTTGGCATCGTCGTCTACATCGGAGCCATTCTCCGATCCCGGCCGGAGCAGGCGCTGTTCCTCGGTtacatcgtcgtcgtcctcctcctcatcctcgtcgtctgaTGTGCTCGTGACGATCTGCGATCcgcgacgaggccaacgGGTAGCCCAAGAATCTCTTCTCGGCTCTGCCACCCGTCGCTGGACCCAAGACCAGGCGTTCCGGGCCCAGTTCGGAATCCAAGCAGCGTGATCCGGCTCGAGGGACTCGAGCGTCTCTTCGAACCAGATGCCGACGACCAGCACGCTAATGAGTAGCAGAGCGGCGCTGAGAAGGTTCGGCGCCAGGTACGGATACCGTTTCCCCAAGGTGCCGACCAGCAAACCGCCCAGCGCGGGACCTGTGATGCCACCCAAAGAGTAGATGACGGGAAGCCAGGTGAAAGCGCGACTCTGGTTTGAGCGATCCGTCACCTCGCCCAAGACGGTTggcacgacggcggcattGCCGTTGAGCATACCCATGGCCacgtggacgacgacaatcTGCCAGTAAGTCCTGCAGAAGCCGAATGCGACGAAGCAGCCGGCGAGCATAAAGGTGCCCATGACCATGGTGGGTTTTCTGCCAACCACATCGGAGAGATAGCCCCAGAGCAGATTGGTCGACAGCTGTGCCAAGgcaaaggccgaggccagAATGCCTACATAAAGACCCGTCTGGGAGTCTGGTATGTCGGAGAAGGACTCGACCATCTGAGGAAGATAGGGCCCAATCGAGTTGAGAGCCGTCTGCTCGCTCAGGGAGAGGAAAGCGAGCAGGGCAAGCTGTTTGACGGGCAGAGGAGTCTGtccatggccgtcgtcggaGGCGTTGGAGCCGTCGTCGGAATGTGGGAAGAGCTCGGCCGAGGACTGCTCGCGAGGCGTCTTGGGAGGGGGTGTCGGGAAGGTGTGGTATCGATGGGTGGACTGGCGGCGTACCAGGATTCTCCGGCTGGACTCAATAGCCCCGAGGGTGGGAATTGGGGCGCCAGCATGGAAGGAACCCGACGAGGCTGTGCGGGAAGTGGCAGCCGCGCGGACAGCGTTGTTACGGGCCATGATGAGCTCGGGATAGAGGTCGGGCCCGTCGTcgtttgtcgtcgtcgtcgtcgccgtcgctgtcgtcggcGTTTGTGGCCTGCTACAAGGGTGCGCTGCCGGGTGCAGCAGATTGGGGTTGCAGCagtgacggcggcgtcgtcgaatTGGGCTTTCGAAAGTCGGTGGTAGGTCGTCAACTCGTCGGAGATGGGCTTCGGTAAGAGAGATGCTCTTTCGGGCGTAGCTGCTGGAGCCGGGCTACCCCGCTGGCAGGGTCTCACGGTGATGGAATGCAGAATCGCAGCCTCCAGCGCATGGTCTCGTGTGTTATGCTGGTAGCGGAGAGGCAACGGTGGGTAGTTGGGAGGGAAAGAACTGGGCGATTGCGATGCCAAAAAAATATTAAAACACTCGGTCGCACAAGAGttgagaagagggagaagagaatATGGTGCATCCGCGACCGATGGCGGCGGTACTGGATCAAAGATGTGGTGTGGAGGGATGTTAGGTAGTGTGGGCGTGGTGGGTATGGGTGCTGTGGAAGGATATCGGCATTACCTATCCACAAGCTTCGGCTGGATGCGACAAGACGGAAGGGCCAGGACCCAATGGCAGCGAAACACAGACAGACATATGGGGTGTCGGTACGTACTCATGGTTCAAACGACGTGAGTGACCTCATTTTTCTGCGTTTTTTTTCACCTCGTTTCGCTTGGCGTGCTGGCTGGTGGAGCGTGCTGACCGAACGGACAGTGAGCCCGACAGCGGAAAATCTCATGTTAAGCTTTCCGCCCTGGAAGCAGCTTTGGCCATTAACAGCCAATCGGTTTGATCATCTCGAAAACCTGGCTTCCCaacctaggtaggtacctggaAAAGTACCTAGGATGGCAAAAATGGATACTTCGGTACGTACTTGACCACACAGACACCGATCGCCTCATGCTCAGCTTCTGGCTTTTCTTTGCCATCCATCACACGCGCATCCCGATGACGCGCATCCCTCCAACCAATAGCTTGTCATTGGCCATGGCCATCTGATCTCTGATCCGGCACTGATCGCCCGAGATCCTGACCactccagctccagctccagctccagcttcAGCTCTAAATCCAAATCCAACCTCAAACCCTTAGCTTCCAACGGCCACTAACCTCGCTCTTCGCTTTCCGACACCGTCATCTTCCTTTAGCTTGTCTTTCTTACGTGGCACGCCAAATCATTTGGCCACGCAGACCGCTGCATAGATTCAAGAGACAAACAGCCTTGTGACACAAGGAGTTGTTGACACCGTTGAATGCCTCCAATGCCGCTGTCTACCGTTGTGGTGAGATGCAGTGCCCCGGTCGGGAAAATCCCTGACGATACCCCCCGCACGTGTTCGTTATGAACAGATGGATCGTTCGTGTACTTTAACCGACGATACTATGccgctcgacgacgccattTCAGAGTAAAACAAAGCTCAACTTGATTGGCATCATCGTAGTACTTTCTATTAAGAGATATCACTGTTAGCATACCTCGTTTGGCTATGTGTTCCATAAACCGAGATCAAAAAGCATTAATGTGACGACAGGCTACAGCTAAGAAGAGACAAAGAAACGGCCCGCACAGGGCTTC belongs to Colletotrichum higginsianum IMI 349063 chromosome 5, whole genome shotgun sequence and includes:
- a CDS encoding Major facilitator superfamily transporter; its protein translation is MARNNAVRAAATSRTASSGSFHAGAPIPTLGAIESSRRILVRRQSTHRYHTFPTPPPKTPREQSSAELFPHSDDGSNASDDGHGQTPLPVKQLALLAFLSLSEQTALNSIGPYLPQMVESFSDIPDSQTGLYVGILASAFALAQLSTNLLWGYLSDVVGRKPTMVMGTFMLAGCFVAFGFCRTYWQIVVVHVAMGMLNGNAAVVPTVLGEVTDRSNQSRAFTWLPVIYSLGGITGPALGGLLVGTLGKRYPYLAPNLLSAALLLISVLVVGIWFEETLESLEPDHAAWIPNWARNAWSWVQRRVAEPRRDSWATRWPRRGSQIVTSTSDDEDEEEDDDDVTEEQRLLRPGSENGSDVDDDAKSPSDLATWRQLLNRNTILVLLTYLVFQLSNISYNSLYPIFADANPPTGRGLPPSKIGISLSLAGVATIVFQAFLFRPLKVRLGNLGTYRVALLGLAISMALMPWIGYLDDEPLFGVGTGSIWLYIELGIILVIKNICAVGGLSSVMLLITNCAPNHATLGTLNGIAQTLSAAGRSFGPFVSGALFTLSTRVHPKGEALAWGIFGGIALLGWLGSLAIRNRGLESDDWVGEEDGTDGEAEP